CCAGCAAAAATCCCGCAACCGCTGTATCCGATGCGGTAGCCAAGGCGATACTTGCGGCGCCGACGGCCGGCGCCGACGACCTCGACCCAAGGAACAGCCTGGGCCAGCCTTTATATCCTCCGAAACTTGATTTGTTCACCGAGGCAACGAAGGAGACATTCGATTACATCACCGAGTGGAATCGGAAGTCTCACAAGGGACAAGATTCTTACTCCCAACGCGTCATCTTTTGCAAGAACGTCTCATTTGTACCCAACGTCCTGAACGGGAAGATTCAGGTAAACGACAGCGGCATCGAGACCATCGAAGGCAACACGGTGTACTTCAAGGATCACACAGTGAAGGAATTCGATTGCATAGTTCTCTGTACCGGGTTCGAGCACGATTTCTCACTCCTGCGCGGTGTGGAGATCCAAGACAATAACGTTCGTCATCTCTACAAGCACGCATTCCATCCCGACCACGGCGGGCGACTTGCGCTAATCGGGTTCGTTAGACCATTCAGCGGTGGGATTCCTATCTGCGCCGAGATGCAGGCTCGGTACTTCGCCCTCCTGTGCAGCGACAAGCTCGAGTTGCCCGCAGACATCCATGCCCGAATCCGAGAGGACAAAGCGTGGGAGGAGAAGTGGACCGAGCTGAGTCCACGCCACTACGAGGCGGTGCCGTCGCTGCTCTTTTTTCTCGACTCGATCGCCAAAGAGATAGGGTGCCTGCCCACCTGCAAAGAACTAGTTGAAGAACCGGAGCTCTTGGTGACGCTCTGGTTTCATTCATTCAACCAGTTGTGCTACCGCCTCATCGGCCCCCACAGCATGCACGATGACGCGAGGAAATCTCTCATGAACGAACAGCTGCCGGGCGGCAGCCTGCTCAGCATGTTCTACTTCATGGCGAGCTCGCTGTGGCCACACGGTACGCGCCCCAAAGATTTGCCGTTGAACCCAAATCTGTGGAAGACGTCAACCTAGCGCGAGCGGTTGTTGGATTCTGACTCAGTCGCGAGCAGGGCTATGCCGGTGGTTTCGGGCAGCCGATAGGTGCATACCAGGCTGGTCAGCGCGAGGCTGGCCAGCATGGCGCCCATCGCCCAGCTGCCATAGGTTGCCAGCAGCGTGCCGGCAATCAGCGGCGGCACAGCGCCGCCGGCGATGCCGGCGAGGTTCACCGCCAACGCGGTGCCCGTGTATCTGTAGCGAGTAACGAACAGTTCTGGGATGAACGATGCCATAGGTCCGAAGGCGAACGCGGCGACCGCATACATGCCGATGACAGCGATCGCGAACAGACTGGGATTGCCGGAATCGATCAGCGGCATGACCAAGAGCGCCCACGGAAGAGCCGCCGTCCACCCAACCAAAATGAGGCGCCGGCGACCGAATTGATCAGAAAGACCGGCCGAAAATGCCGTGAACGCGATGGACGTCAACCCGCCCAGCACACCGTCGAACAAGATGCTGCCGCGCGAATACCCCAGGTGGGTGTGGGCGTAGGTGGCGAAATAGGTGCTGGCCAGATAGACGAAGCCGAAGCAGGTGACCGAGCTGCCCGCGGCCAGGATTATCTCGCGCCGCTGCCGGCGCAATACTTCGGCGATCGGCGTTCTGGTTGCCCCGGAAGAGGCCGTTTCAGCTGCCCTTTCCCTGGCGAACACCGGGGTCTCGTCGATGTTGAGCCGCACATACAGGGCAATGGCGATCAACCCCGCACTGATCAGAAACGGTATGCGCCACCCCCACTGCAGAAACAAGGGGCTGCTCTCGCCGATGGTGTAGTTCACGCCCAGAAAGGTCAGGCTGCTGAAGACCAGGGCGATGCCGCCGCCGACGATGGTGAACATGCCGTACCGGCCACGTTTGGCGACCGGCGCGCATTCCGCGCTCAGCAGCGCTGACCCGGCCCACTCCCCTCCGACGGCAAACCCTTGCAGCAGCCGCATGGCCGTCAGGATCAGTGGCGCAGCGGCACCGATGGCCGTCGCGGTGGGAACCAGCCCGACCGTGACCGTTGACAGGGCCATGATCAGCAGCGTGGCCACCAGGGTCTTCTTGCGGCCGAGGCGGTCGCCGAAGTACCCGAAGACGGCCGCGCCGAGCGGCCGGGACACAAACGCGGCGGCAAATGTACCCATCGAGGCGACCGTGGCCACCGCCGGATCGAGGTGCGGGAAGAACACGGTGGGAAACACCAGTGCCGCCGCGGTGCCATAAATGAGGAAGTCATAGAACTCGATTGCCGAGCCGACAAGGCACGCCAAAGCAATCCGCTTCATCGGTGTCACCGGCGAGCTTACTTCGATCAACCCGGCACCCGTCACAGCCAGGCTGTTTGTGTACACGGCGACGACGTTAGGTGACGGTGTCCACTCTTGCTCCAGTCAAGTCCCGGGAAAACGCTGTCAACATCCTGCGAAACTCCGGACGAGCGCCGTCGGGTTTCACCACAGCTTGGGGGCGCGGTACGGGTTGGCCGGATCGAACTCCGTTGTCCCCCGACAGACTTCACCAACCGCATCCAGCGCCCGGTAGAGCTCGCCGAGGCCGTCGTCGCCGATGCGCGCGCGGATCTCCCGGTCAAGCTCGGCTGCCGCGCTCAGGCGCGCCGTCACGTAATCGATTGCCTTCGGAGTGAGCTCGACCACCTTCTCGCGCTGGTCGGTGGTCGACGCGGCGGTGTGCACGTAGCCGCGATCGCGTAGTTCGGCAACGATCTTGCTGGCCGCCTGGCGACTGACGTCGAATTGTCGTCCCATCTCCGAGATGGTCATCGGCCTTGGTTGGGCATACAGGGCAAATACGTAATTCATCGCATAGCGCCGCTCCGGGAACCCGACCGACTCCATCTCGGTATCGAGCCGAAGGAGATAGCTCCACCACGCGATTCGCAGTGCTTGGCCGAGGTCTGTCTGCGGCGACCGGAACCCAGGTCCGTCAATCATGATTGACAACAATAGGCGGACCCCGCCCGCGCCGTGAGCACCGTCGGCACAGACCCGTGCGCTATCCGGCGGCCGGTGTTCGGGGCATCACGTAGGCGCGCGGAGCGACTCTGAGCACGTTGCTCACCGTAGGGCCGGCGCCGGTGCCCAGGTGCCCTCCGGGCAACCCGCCGAGCACATGTTCGGGAGCGCCCTGCGGGACACCGATCAGGCTGTTGACCGGCACCGCTCGAGCCACCGGGAGGATCGCCTGGTTGGCCCCGGGCCAGCTTTGCGGAACGGACAACATCCCCACCGAAGGCGCCCGGCCCAAGCCGGCGGCCACCGCCGAACTTTCTGGGCCGAGTGCCCCTCCCACCGAGACCAATTCGCCGCCCACTGCCTGCCCCAACGCGCCGGCCTCGCCGCCCACCGTCTCTGCAAGCCCCAGTGTCGCGTCTTCGAGACCGCCGGCCGCGGGGAACAAGCTGGCCAACATCGAACTCACCGTGTCGGTCATGGACAGCAGCGTGTCTTCCATCGAGATGTGGTTGTCGAGCACGGACACCAAATCGCCGAACGGCGAGATGGTCTGCAAAAAGGCCTGCAGCTTCCCGGGGGGGTGATGTATTGGGTCGGCGCCGCAAACCCTTGCAGCGCCTGGGGCACGTTGTTCATCAACCGGGTTGCCGCAGCAACGCCGGTTGCCTTGGCGACCACGACGGCCTGGTCGGCCAGCCCCACCGCGCTGGTGATCTCCGGCGCTTCCTCGAACGGCGTCAGCGTCGACGCGGCCGCAGCAGCACCGGCGTAGCCGTACATCGCTGCGGCGTCTTGGTCCCACATCTCTTCGTAGGCCGCCTCGGTGGCAGCGATCGCGGCAGTGTTTAGCCCGAAGATGTCGGCCGCGATCAGCGTCATCAACAGCGAGCGGTTGGCCTCGACCTGCTGTGGGGGCACCGTCATCGCGAATGCGGCATCGTATGCGGACGCCGCCTTGGTGGCCTGAACAGCGGCCTGTTCAGCCACTGTCGCGGTGCGGCTCAACCATGCCACATACGGCGCGCACGCAGCCACCATCAACGCGGATGACGGACCCAGCCACGGCCCCGCCGGCAGCCATGAAATCACCGATCGATATGACTCCGCCACCGAGTACAAGCCGGCAGCCAGCCGGTGCCAAGCCGCCGCGGCTGCCAACAGCGAGCCCGCACCCGGACCGGAATATATTCTCGCGGAATTGATTTCCGGCGGTAACGTCCCAAAATCCATTTCGCGTTACCTTCGTGCTCCAGTGCGGTCCGTGCAGTTAGGTGGCCGCCATCGTGATGGCGGCCTCGATGACCGCAGACAAGCCGGCCGGGCCCCAGGATAGAGTCCTTGCCGGTTGCCGAGCTACCCGGGGTTTGGTGTTAAGCCCAGCTGGAGCCGACGGCGCTATCGGTTTGGGCCATGTTGCTGCCGGCGGCCTGCACCTTCTGGCCGTGGGTGTTGGCCTGTTCGTAGATCACTTGGAAGTTGCGGCCCAACTGGCTGATGAACTCCTGGCAGGCCACCGAACCGGCGCCACCCCAAAAGTCGCCGGCGGCCAACACATCTCGAACGATGGCCTGGTGCTCGGCCTCCAACGATGCGGCCTGGGCACGGATGGTCGCACCGTGGGTGTCAACATCGCCGAACTGGTAATTGATCGTCATATCGGTACCGTCCTGTCGAGGAATCGGGTCAGCTGCCCAGCACCTGCTGGGAAGCCTGCTCTTGCTGCTCGTAGTGGTTAGCGTCGCGAACCAACCCGTCGCGCACCCCGTGCAACATGTTCACGATGTTGCGAAACGCCTGATTCATCTGGCCCATGGTGTCCAGCGAGGTCGCCTCCGCCATACCGCTCCAGCCCGCACCCGAGATGTTTTGCGCCGACGCCCACATCCGGCGGGCCTCGTCCTCGACCGTCTGGGCGTGCACCTCAAAACGGCCCGCCA
The nucleotide sequence above comes from Mycobacterium decipiens. Encoded proteins:
- a CDS encoding flavin-containing monooxygenase; this encodes MKVGVIGAGPSGLTTIKQLRDEGHDVVCFEKSADIGGIWYRHANDGDSMKAFDEMYLTISMKLMSFSDFMVEDRVFADREGYLRYLQTYADKFNLRQCIIFNSTVESVARIGDDWQVSVTTNGQQEHHTFQALAICSGPFRTPATNISYLDRFSGEVIHSSRYRNNREFRGKRVLVIGLAESGADIVRQISGVSAECTLAIRSRSFLVPRLHDGRYSTDSQTVRAHHYEMYARSSEQPFRMRAFFHDETMSKASFMDAVRYHGMQAAMTKTASLFDLESFGTNLLSDASKNPATAVSDAVAKAILAAPTAGADDLDPRNSLGQPLYPPKLDLFTEATKETFDYITEWNRKSHKGQDSYSQRVIFCKNVSFVPNVLNGKIQVNDSGIETIEGNTVYFKDHTVKEFDCIVLCTGFEHDFSLLRGVEIQDNNVRHLYKHAFHPDHGGRLALIGFVRPFSGGIPICAEMQARYFALLCSDKLELPADIHARIREDKAWEEKWTELSPRHYEAVPSLLFFLDSIAKEIGCLPTCKELVEEPELLVTLWFHSFNQLCYRLIGPHSMHDDARKSLMNEQLPGGSLLSMFYFMASSLWPHGTRPKDLPLNPNLWKTST
- a CDS encoding MFS transporter, which codes for MKRIALACLVGSAIEFYDFLIYGTAAALVFPTVFFPHLDPAVATVASMGTFAAAFVSRPLGAAVFGYFGDRLGRKKTLVATLLIMALSTVTVGLVPTATAIGAAAPLILTAMRLLQGFAVGGEWAGSALLSAECAPVAKRGRYGMFTIVGGGIALVFSSLTFLGVNYTIGESSPLFLQWGWRIPFLISAGLIAIALYVRLNIDETPVFARERAAETASSGATRTPIAEVLRRQRREIILAAGSSVTCFGFVYLASTYFATYAHTHLGYSRGSILFDGVLGGLTSIAFTAFSAGLSDQFGRRRLILVGWTAALPWALLVMPLIDSGNPSLFAIAVIGMYAVAAFAFGPMASFIPELFVTRYRYTGTALAVNLAGIAGGAVPPLIAGTLLATYGSWAMGAMLASLALTSLVCTYRLPETTGIALLATESESNNRSR
- a CDS encoding MarR family winged helix-turn-helix transcriptional regulator; this encodes MIDGPGFRSPQTDLGQALRIAWWSYLLRLDTEMESVGFPERRYAMNYVFALYAQPRPMTISEMGRQFDVSRQAASKIVAELRDRGYVHTAASTTDQREKVVELTPKAIDYVTARLSAAAELDREIRARIGDDGLGELYRALDAVGEVCRGTTEFDPANPYRAPKLW
- a CDS encoding WXG100 family type VII secretion target, yielding MTINYQFGDVDTHGATIRAQAASLEAEHQAIVRDVLAAGDFWGGAGSVACQEFISQLGRNFQVIYEQANTHGQKVQAAGSNMAQTDSAVGSSWA
- the esxJ gene encoding type VII secretion system ESX-5 protein EsxJ, with the protein product MATRFMTDPHAMRDMAGRFEVHAQTVEDEARRMWASAQNISGAGWSGMAEATSLDTMGQMNQAFRNIVNMLHGVRDGLVRDANHYEQQEQASQQVLGS